Proteins encoded by one window of Nocardia goodfellowii:
- a CDS encoding flavin-containing monooxygenase has translation MTQRTGPSILIIGAGFGGIGIAIELRRHGFSDITLLERADDLGGVWRENTYPGAACDVPSPLYSFSFEPKPDWPQRYSGRAAIHDYLRGVAQRHQLLDAVVFGAEVTDAEFDEVTARWTVRTADGTDRTCDILIPAVGQLSRPALPAIPGLETFAGKAFHSAAWDDSVELTGKRVACIGTGASAVQYIPEIQPKAGRLTLFQRTPAWVIPKFDTDYSPVQHKLFARLPGVLLAERFGWWALAEFISLGLVEFPAIARLVAKIASRHLRKQVADPALRAKLTPDYPIGCKRGLFSNDYYPALTQPNVHVETATITEITPEGIRTADDTLHEADVIIYGTGFKGTEFLWPMRIFGRGGRKLADAWADGAHAYYGITVPEFPNLFLVYGPNTNLGVGSIIYMMESQARYIRQAVQFLADRPGHSLEVRAELEAEYNDALQKRLARTPWNFCTSWYRTASGRITNNWPGSQTSYRRRIRTLDPADYTLTRTT, from the coding sequence ATGACACAGCGCACAGGTCCCTCGATCCTCATCATCGGCGCCGGGTTCGGCGGCATCGGCATAGCGATCGAGCTGCGCCGACACGGGTTCAGCGATATCACCCTCCTGGAACGTGCCGACGACCTCGGCGGCGTATGGCGGGAGAACACCTACCCGGGCGCCGCCTGCGATGTGCCCTCCCCACTCTACTCCTTCTCGTTCGAACCGAAACCGGACTGGCCGCAGCGCTATTCGGGCCGGGCCGCCATTCACGACTATCTGCGCGGCGTGGCCCAGCGGCATCAGCTGCTCGACGCCGTCGTATTCGGCGCCGAGGTCACCGACGCCGAATTCGACGAGGTCACCGCCCGCTGGACCGTGCGCACCGCCGACGGAACGGATCGGACCTGCGACATCCTGATTCCCGCCGTCGGCCAGCTGTCCCGCCCAGCGCTGCCCGCCATCCCGGGCCTGGAAACCTTCGCGGGCAAGGCTTTCCATTCCGCCGCATGGGACGACAGCGTCGAGCTGACCGGTAAGCGAGTCGCCTGCATCGGCACCGGAGCCAGTGCCGTCCAATACATTCCGGAGATCCAGCCGAAGGCCGGTCGCCTCACCCTGTTCCAGCGCACCCCCGCCTGGGTGATCCCCAAGTTCGACACCGACTACTCCCCGGTCCAGCACAAACTCTTCGCCCGCCTGCCCGGCGTGCTGCTCGCCGAGCGCTTCGGCTGGTGGGCCCTGGCGGAATTCATCTCGCTGGGCCTGGTGGAGTTTCCGGCGATCGCGCGGCTCGTGGCGAAGATCGCCTCCCGGCATCTGCGTAAGCAGGTGGCCGACCCCGCGTTGCGCGCCAAGCTCACGCCCGACTATCCGATCGGGTGCAAGCGCGGCCTCTTCTCCAACGACTACTACCCGGCGCTGACTCAGCCCAATGTGCACGTCGAGACCGCGACCATCACCGAGATCACCCCCGAGGGCATCCGCACGGCGGACGACACGCTGCACGAGGCCGACGTGATCATCTACGGCACCGGGTTCAAGGGCACCGAATTCCTCTGGCCCATGCGGATCTTCGGCCGCGGCGGCCGCAAGCTCGCCGACGCCTGGGCGGACGGCGCGCACGCCTACTACGGCATCACCGTGCCGGAATTCCCGAATCTGTTCCTGGTCTACGGCCCGAACACCAACCTCGGTGTCGGTTCCATCATCTACATGATGGAATCGCAGGCCCGCTACATCCGCCAGGCCGTCCAATTCCTCGCCGATCGTCCCGGCCACTCGCTCGAGGTGCGCGCGGAACTCGAAGCGGAATACAACGACGCCCTGCAGAAACGCCTGGCCCGCACGCCGTGGAACTTCTGCACCAGCTGGTACCGCACCGCCTCCGGTCGCATCACCAATAACTGGCCGGGCTCGCAGACCAGCTACCGCCGCCGGATCCGCACCCTGGATCCCGCCGACTACACCCTGACCCGCACGACGTAA
- a CDS encoding ABC transporter ATP-binding protein → MHELTTAPPPGSPEHGPLRPIELATGAVLGGVTVGLVTVGAVVPLAAALQLVAAVPMGMLAHRYRLRALATTTVAATLVTFVAAGMMPAIGILGTATIGGIIGGVKRRGGGFFSVLGLAVLAGVAWGFFSVAMLLLFTQTRMLFFHSIRDTARGTQKILERAPQLAPLGQAVADITDAVLRWWWLYIGGGVAAGVLVSALVSWFVLGSVLDRLAWLPSRDRLDAPVDDRPIAPLPVTLRGAGFRYPGARGEALHEIDLSVRVGEFLAVVGHNGSGKSTLTRLLAGLPPTTGAVERPGSAGLGHLGGTALVLQRPESQTLGVLVADDVVWGLPEELAGQVDVEGLLTEVGLAGMGGKETAALSGGQQQRLAVAAALARRPALLIADEATSMIDPDGRAELVSLLADLPKRHPMAVVLVTHHEADAAAAQRVVHLADGRAVEKLPAWPRPVRDDRRHPMGAPLLELRDVHYVYNRRTPWEAAALHGVDLSVRRGEALLVVGGNGSGKSTLAWILAGLIEPTAGRCHLEGKPVSKQIGRVELAFQHSRLQLQKQTVGDEIADWGGRATGTGAVGRALDAVGLDRSMATRSIEELSGGEAKRVVLAAIVASRPQVVVLDEPLAGLDPRGRADIVELLARLRDSGLTLIVISHDVADMAAVCDRTVHLAEGRVLEADPLLGDAKNAAWQSHSPHRTGDPAWRLEQGGQA, encoded by the coding sequence GTGCATGAGCTGACGACCGCGCCCCCGCCCGGTTCCCCAGAACACGGCCCACTGCGGCCGATCGAGCTGGCGACCGGGGCGGTGCTGGGCGGAGTGACGGTCGGCCTGGTCACCGTAGGGGCGGTCGTACCGCTCGCGGCCGCCCTGCAATTGGTGGCCGCGGTACCGATGGGCATGCTGGCGCACCGCTATCGGCTGCGCGCGCTGGCCACCACGACGGTCGCGGCCACCCTGGTGACCTTTGTCGCAGCCGGCATGATGCCCGCGATCGGGATTCTCGGGACCGCCACCATCGGCGGCATCATCGGCGGGGTGAAACGCCGGGGCGGCGGCTTCTTCTCGGTGCTCGGGCTGGCAGTGCTGGCCGGGGTGGCCTGGGGGTTCTTCTCGGTCGCCATGCTGTTGCTGTTCACCCAGACCCGCATGCTGTTCTTCCATTCCATCCGGGATACCGCACGCGGCACGCAGAAGATTCTGGAACGCGCTCCGCAACTCGCGCCGCTCGGGCAAGCCGTGGCCGACATCACCGACGCGGTGCTGCGCTGGTGGTGGCTCTATATCGGGGGTGGCGTCGCCGCCGGTGTGCTGGTGAGCGCGCTGGTGTCCTGGTTCGTCCTCGGTTCGGTGCTGGACCGGCTGGCCTGGCTGCCGAGCCGGGACCGTCTGGACGCGCCGGTCGACGACCGGCCGATCGCGCCGCTGCCGGTGACGTTGCGGGGCGCGGGTTTCCGCTACCCCGGCGCCCGGGGCGAGGCATTGCACGAGATCGATCTGTCGGTGCGGGTCGGCGAGTTCCTGGCGGTCGTCGGTCACAACGGTTCCGGCAAGTCGACGCTGACCCGGTTGCTGGCCGGGCTGCCGCCGACCACCGGCGCGGTAGAGCGGCCCGGGTCGGCCGGCCTCGGACATCTCGGCGGCACCGCGCTGGTGTTGCAACGGCCGGAGAGTCAGACGCTCGGCGTGCTGGTCGCCGACGATGTGGTCTGGGGTCTACCCGAGGAATTGGCCGGCCAGGTGGATGTCGAGGGCTTGCTCACCGAGGTGGGCCTGGCGGGGATGGGCGGCAAGGAGACAGCGGCGCTGTCCGGTGGCCAGCAGCAGCGGCTGGCGGTGGCGGCCGCCCTGGCCCGGCGGCCCGCGCTGCTCATCGCCGACGAAGCCACCTCGATGATCGACCCCGACGGCCGCGCGGAACTGGTGTCCCTGCTGGCTGATCTGCCGAAGCGGCATCCGATGGCGGTGGTGCTGGTGACCCATCACGAAGCCGACGCGGCGGCGGCGCAGCGAGTGGTGCACCTGGCCGACGGACGCGCGGTCGAGAAGCTGCCCGCGTGGCCCCGGCCGGTGCGCGACGACCGGCGGCACCCGATGGGAGCGCCGCTGCTGGAATTGCGCGACGTCCACTACGTCTACAACCGCCGCACACCGTGGGAGGCCGCTGCCTTACACGGCGTCGACCTGTCGGTGCGGCGCGGTGAAGCGTTGCTCGTGGTCGGCGGCAATGGTTCCGGAAAGTCCACGCTGGCGTGGATTCTCGCCGGACTCATCGAACCCACCGCGGGCCGTTGCCATCTCGAAGGCAAACCGGTGAGCAAGCAGATCGGCCGGGTCGAGCTGGCCTTCCAGCACTCCCGGCTGCAATTACAGAAGCAGACCGTCGGCGACGAGATCGCCGACTGGGGCGGCCGGGCCACCGGTACCGGCGCGGTCGGCCGCGCGCTGGATGCGGTGGGCCTGGATCGTTCGATGGCAACCCGTTCCATCGAGGAACTCAGTGGCGGCGAAGCGAAACGGGTGGTGCTCGCCGCGATCGTGGCGAGCCGTCCGCAGGTGGTGGTGCTGGACGAACCGCTGGCGGGGCTGGACCCGCGCGGCCGCGCCGATATCGTCGAGTTGCTTGCCCGCCTGCGCGATTCCGGGTTGACGCTGATCGTCATCTCACACGACGTTGCCGACATGGCGGCGGTGTGCGACCGCACGGTGCATCTGGCGGAGGGGCGCGTTCTGGAAGCCGACCCGCTGCTGGGTGACGCGAAAAACGCAGCGTGGCAATCGCATTCGCCGCATCGCACCGGCGACCCCGCGTGGCGGCTCGAACAGGGAGGACAGGCATGA
- a CDS encoding energy-coupling factor transporter transmembrane component T family protein has translation MSMVLFRQVPVSSPVHSLWAGTKMIAAFLISVVLMFRPSWLMLGIMIVFLLAIGYTARLPLNTLPRLPLLFWVLVAAGGLLNLAVGPKSVLAFFQIFVFGLVLVAASFLIAWTTPMGEIAPALAKLGAPLRRLRLPVDEWAVVVALMLRSLPLLLEEIRILRAARKLRPKDRLLERAADTALIDILTAAMAVATRRASELGEAITARGGTGQLTAHPSAPTRRDAFALGVVVAVCAGAVLLDWVI, from the coding sequence ATGAGCATGGTGCTGTTCCGTCAGGTGCCGGTGAGCAGCCCGGTGCACAGCCTGTGGGCGGGCACCAAGATGATCGCGGCGTTCCTGATCAGCGTGGTCCTGATGTTCCGGCCGTCCTGGCTGATGCTCGGAATCATGATCGTGTTCCTGCTCGCGATCGGCTACACCGCCCGATTGCCGTTGAATACCCTGCCGCGGCTGCCGCTGCTGTTCTGGGTCCTGGTCGCCGCGGGCGGCTTGTTGAACCTGGCCGTCGGCCCGAAGTCGGTGCTCGCCTTCTTCCAGATTTTCGTCTTCGGCCTGGTGCTGGTGGCGGCTTCGTTCCTGATCGCGTGGACCACCCCGATGGGCGAAATCGCGCCCGCCCTGGCGAAATTGGGCGCACCGCTGCGTAGACTGCGCCTGCCCGTGGACGAATGGGCCGTCGTCGTCGCCCTTATGCTGCGCAGCCTGCCCCTACTGCTGGAAGAGATCCGAATCCTGCGTGCGGCCCGCAAGCTTCGACCGAAGGACCGGCTGCTCGAACGGGCCGCCGATACCGCGCTCATCGATATCCTCACCGCCGCCATGGCCGTCGCCACCCGCCGCGCCAGCGAGCTCGGCGAGGCCATCACCGCGCGCGGCGGCACCGGTCAGCTCACCGCGCATCCCAGCGCTCCGACCCGGCGCGACGCGTTCGCTCTCGGGGTCGTCGTCGCGGTGTGCGCGGGTGCGGTGCTGCTCGACTGGGTGATCTGA
- a CDS encoding YbaB/EbfC family nucleoid-associated protein, which translates to MAGMEGEALRARNEALRGEVDSLLSIFEQQQREFAAAQARLATATVSAWSTDNLIRVTANSAGVPVEVHVDPEAFKRSTPEKLGRSITEATQAAANLAGEEARRAFGSVGQLGVDIPDLPDLVPGAPSIKDLVHQLLPDPAAAPEEPVELDPEAEEEYYRNRSYLEGGK; encoded by the coding sequence ATGGCCGGCATGGAGGGTGAGGCGCTACGCGCTCGCAACGAGGCATTGCGCGGGGAGGTGGATTCCCTGCTCTCGATCTTCGAGCAGCAGCAGCGCGAATTCGCGGCGGCGCAGGCGCGATTGGCGACGGCCACGGTGTCCGCGTGGTCCACCGACAACCTGATCCGGGTCACCGCCAATTCCGCCGGGGTTCCGGTCGAGGTGCACGTCGATCCGGAGGCGTTCAAACGGTCCACGCCGGAGAAGCTGGGCCGCTCGATCACCGAGGCCACCCAGGCCGCCGCCAATCTGGCCGGCGAGGAGGCGCGGCGCGCGTTCGGGTCGGTCGGGCAGCTCGGCGTCGACATTCCGGATCTGCCCGATCTGGTGCCCGGCGCGCCCAGCATCAAAGACTTGGTGCACCAGCTGCTCCCGGATCCCGCCGCCGCGCCGGAGGAGCCGGTCGAGCTCGATCCGGAGGCCGAAGAGGAGTACTACCGCAACCGCAGCTACCTGGAGGGCGGCAAATGA